GGCACCGCCCACGCGCAGCTGGCGTGGTCCGGGCCGGGCATCCCCCTGCAGACCATCACCTCCGCGCTCACCACGCCGTCCCTCTTCGCGTGCCGGCCGCTGGGCTCGCAGTGCCGCTCCAGCGAGGACTGCTGCGGCGGGTACTGCTCCGTCTACCCGGTGGGCAACGTCACCATCTGGAACGAAGGCGCCACCGTGTGCAGCCCCCGGTAGCCTGAGGCACCTGCTTCACGGGCCGGGCGCGCTCACGAGGGCACGCCCGGTCCGGTTCAACCTCTTTCAGCCCCGGGCGGCGCGGGCCTCTCGGCCCTTGGCCCTGGCGGCCTTGGAGAGCGCGTCCGCGCCCTTCTCGTCGCCGCGCATCCACTCCTTCATGGCGGGCACCACCTGCTTGCTCCAGGCCCGGCCCGCGCGCACGGCGAGGAAGTCCTTCACCAGCGCGTCCACCATGGCCGCGAGCTGCTCGGTGAGGAAGAGCCGCTCGGAGAGCTGGTCATCCTCCTCCTCGCTCATCAGCGCCGGCAGCTTCGCCGCGCGGACGTCCAGGAACTCGGAGTCCACCGTGGCCTCGTACTCCTTCTCTCCGTGGGTGAAGCGCAGCCGCGCCTGGGACACCAGCAGCCCCCGGTCCAGCGAGTGCTTCACCTGCTCGGAGTACGGCGCCAGCGTGCCCTTGGCGCTCAGCTCCGTCACGTCGCCCGCCACGCCGCGCAGCACCACGCGGCCCATGTAGAGGACCTTGACGCCCTCGTTCTCGTACTCCACCAGCGGGTCGCCCGACTCCGAGCGCCACAGGAGCCACGTGAGGAACTCGCGGCCCAGGTAGGCCCGGCCGCGCAGCAGCGCTTCGCGGGCCTTGCCCTTCTCGGCTTCGGCCTCGTCCTGCTTCTCCTCGGTGGCGCCGCCGTCCACACCCACGTCGCCGCGCATGAAGGCCGCTTCGGCCCGCGCCTGCTCACGCCCTGCCATGGGACACCTCCTCGCCCGCCGACGCCGGCAGGTCCATGCCAATCAGCTCCGCGGTGGGCCCCAGGGCGGCCTCGTCGATGCCCTCGGTGCGCGCCTGGTCCGCCGGCGTCATGCCGATGAACTTCACGCTCAGCGCGCTCTCCAGCGCCACCATGATTTCGTCCACCACCTTCCGCGACGCGGCCCAGATCTGCATCTGCTGCGTCTTCAGGTTCCAGCTCACGTCCAGCACGTTGGTGCGGGGCGTGGCGCGGTTGCGGAGCATCTGGCGGATTTCGCCCTTGAACTGGGTCTTCTCGCCGCGGCTGGGAGGACGGTCGTTCTCCTTCTCGAAGGCGGCGGCCCACTTGGTCAGCTCCGCCTTCATCTGCGCGGCGGGCACCTTGATGGTGTCGATGCGGAAGGCGAACAGCGCGTACTCACCATAGAAGAGGCGGCCGGCGGAGAACTCGCTGGCGTCCGCGTTCTCCAGCTCCACGAAGCCGGCGGCGCGCTCTTCCTCGGACTTCCGGTCGATGGGCTCGAACGCGTGCGCCTTGAGGCCGCGCGACAGCCAGCGCTTGATATCGGAGGGCGCTTCCTTCGCCGGTTCGACCCGGAAGCGCGAGAAGGTGACGGCACCACGAAGGACAGGCATGGGGCGCGGCAGGATGGGGGGCGAGCGCCGCGCCGTCAAGGCACTCGCTGTCTCTGGACGCGTCCCTTCCCCGGGCGCGATTTCGAGGTACTTTTTTCCGCCATGTCCCGCCTCCTCGCCCTCCTCCTCGTGTGTGCGCTCCTGCCCCGTCCGGGGCTCACCCAGGACACCCCGGCCCCCACGCCCACCGATGAGACGCTGGTGGCGCCGCCGCTCGTCCCCGCGCCGGAGCACGTGGAGCCGGAGCCCCTCGCCCCGCCGAAGCCCACTCCCACCCGGGAGGAGAAAGGCGGAGGGATGCCCACCCTGCCGCGCATCGTGCTGGAGACGCTGGCGGGCGGCGCGGGCATGGTGGTGGGCGGGTTGCTGGGGGCCTTCCTGGGCATCGCGACCTCCGACTGCGCCATCCTCGAAGGTGACTGCAGCAGCACGGGCGTCCTCGCCCTGGCCGGGATGTCCCTGGGCGCCACGAGCGCCACGTACGCCACCGGCACCTGGATGAAGGGAGAGGGCAGCCTCCTGGGGTCCTTCATCGGCGGCGCCCTGGGCACGTGCGCGGGGCTGCTCATCGTGGGCTCCAACGGTCCCGACGAGGCGGCGGGCGCGATTGCCCTGTTCTCCCTGCCGGCCATCGGTGCCGTGGCGGGCTACGAGCTGGGGCGCTTCGCCCAGCCCGACACGGGCTTCTCACTGACGGAAGGCCGCGTCAGGTTGATGCCCGCCGTCAGCGCCTCGCCGGGCGGCGGCGTCATGGGCGGGCTCGTCGGGCGGTTCTGAAGCTCAGAGGCGCTGGAACATGACATGCAGCCCGACCCGGCCGTGCTTCGGGTGGTCGAAGGCTTCGGGCACGGTTCCAATGATGTGGAAGCCGAGCGACTGCCACAGCCGCACCGCCACCGTGTTGGTCTCCACGACGGCGTTGAACTGGATGCCGTGGTAGCCCTCCCGCCGCGCCCAGCCGACCATGTACTCGCCCAGCTTCCGTCCCACCCCGCGCCCCTGGTGGGCCGGGTCGACCAGGAAGCTCGCCGTGGCCACGTGAGAGCCCCGGCCGGGCCGGTTCGGGCCCATCTTCGCGGAGCCGAGCATCGTGCCGTCGGCGTCCACGGCGACCACCGTCAGTCCGGGCGGGCGCTCCATCCACCACGGGAGGGCCTCCTCCAGCGAGAGGCCCTCCGGAAAGGCATACGTCTCCCCCGCCGCGACGATGGAGGAGAAGAAGGGGTAGATGCGGGGC
Above is a window of Pyxidicoccus xibeiensis DNA encoding:
- the rdgC gene encoding recombination-associated protein RdgC, encoding MPVLRGAVTFSRFRVEPAKEAPSDIKRWLSRGLKAHAFEPIDRKSEEERAAGFVELENADASEFSAGRLFYGEYALFAFRIDTIKVPAAQMKAELTKWAAAFEKENDRPPSRGEKTQFKGEIRQMLRNRATPRTNVLDVSWNLKTQQMQIWAASRKVVDEIMVALESALSVKFIGMTPADQARTEGIDEAALGPTAELIGMDLPASAGEEVSHGRA
- a CDS encoding GNAT family N-acetyltransferase, whose amino-acid sequence is MSPPLSIREADPRDWPRIYPFFSSIVAAGETYAFPEGLSLEEALPWWMERPPGLTVVAVDADGTMLGSAKMGPNRPGRGSHVATASFLVDPAHQGRGVGRKLGEYMVGWARREGYHGIQFNAVVETNTVAVRLWQSLGFHIIGTVPEAFDHPKHGRVGLHVMFQRL